A window of Oncorhynchus kisutch isolate 150728-3 unplaced genomic scaffold, Okis_V2 scaffold835, whole genome shotgun sequence genomic DNA:
GCAACAACAAACGAAACGCCCATTTCTCCAAAAGCCACAGATCTACATATCGATAACTTTAGCCTACATTTTAGTTTTTTACAAATAATCTTGACAACGCTTACCTGCGAGATCGCGAGTCATCGCAAAAAGTCTCTCAAATTCAGACGGACATTTTTTTCTTCTGACCAGTTGCCGCAAGCAGAGATCCAAAGTtcacaccacaaaacacacaacagGACTAACTTACAACGCGAGGAAGTAGCTCTCTCCCGAGCCTCCCGcttttcactgtgtgtgtttctgatgaGTCCTCACACGTTGCCtggcttctctctccccttcccccctccctcactGAAACGGTAACTCCGCTATCTCCAACATTCCTCGGATTCCACTCTAATGCTTTGAGCTGGACCTGACAGCTCACCTGTAAATCCGGGTTAATTCTACCAGTCAGCTGATTCCAACCCACATCCCTTCTATGAGTTAGGTCTGTCAGCACCATGTCAGTTATTAGTGACTagaacagtagacagacagacagacagacagacagacagacagacagacagacagacagacagacagacagacagacagacagacagacagacagacagacaggcaggcaggcagacagacagacagacagacagttgttagtgaatggactggaacagacagacagttagtgaatggactagaacagacagacagacagacagacagacagacagacagacagacagacagacagacagacagacagacagacagacagacagttgttagtgaatggactggcacagacagacagacagacagacagttgttagtgaatggactagaacagacagacagttgttagtgaatggactagaacagacaggcagacagttgttagtgaatggactggaacagacagacagacagttgttagtgaatggactagaacagacagacagttgttagtgaatggactagaacagacagacagacagttgttagtgaatggactggaacagacagacagttgttagtgaatggactggaacagacagacagacagttgttagtgaatggactAGAACAGAAagacagttgttagtgaatggactggaacagacagacagttagtgaatggactagaacagacagacagttgttagtgaatggactagaacagacagactagttgttagtgaatggactggaacagacagacagttgttagtgaatggactggaacagacagacagacagatgttagtgaatggactagaacagacagacagttagtgaatggactagaacagacagactagttgttagtgaatggactggaacagacagacagttgttatTGAAtagactggaacagacagacagacagttgttagtgaatggactagaacagacagacagttgttagtgaatggactggaacagacagacagttgttagtgaatggactggaacagacagacagttgttagtgaatggactagaacagacagacagacagttgttagtgaatggactggaacagacagacagacagttgttagtgaatggactggaacagacagagagacagttgttagtgaattgactagaacagacagacagacagacagacagacagacagacagacagacagacagacagacagacagacagacagacagacagacagacagttgttagtgaatggactagaacagacagacagacagttgttagtgaatggactggaactgacagacagacagacagacagacagacagacagacagacagacagacagacagacagacagttgttagtgaatggactagaacagacagacagacagacagttgttagtgaatggactggaactgacagacagacagacagacagacagacagttgctagtgaatggactggaacagacagactaGTTGTATTTTCCTGACAGGAGGTTGTTGCTCAACAGGTCTGTACTGACACTGTTCTCTCCAGGGCAATACCATCATATCCAGGCGggggtggaacacacacacactcacatacacacacggacgtacacacacacacacacacacacacacacacacacacacacacacacacacacacacacacacacacacacatggacgtaCACacggacgtacacacacacacacggaagtaCACATACTAACATCAacggacgtacacacacacacacacacacacggatgtacacacacacactcagggactggaactgacagacagacagacagacagacagacagacagacagacagacagacagacagacagacagacagacagacagacagacagacagacagacagacagacagacagacagacagacagacagacagacagacagacagacagacagacagttgctagtgaatggactggaacagacagactaGTTGTATTTTCCTGACAGGAGGTTGTTGCTCAACAGGTCTGTACTGACACTGTTCTCTCCAGGGCAATACCATCATATCCAGGCGggggtggaacacacacacactcacatacacacacggacgtacacacacacacacacacacacacacacacacacacacacacacacacacacacacacacacacacacacacacacacacacacacacacaccagagaaagAGAAGCTCAGGGAGATTCTGAAAACATCATTTTTAGTCCTTCACACacggatgtacacacacacactcagggtcaggagcaggcgggggtggaacacacacacactcacatacacacacggacgtacacacacacacacacacacacacacacacacatggacgtaCACacggacgtacacacacacacacggaagtacacatacacacatcaacggacgtacacacacacacacacacacacggatgtacacacacacactcagggtcAGGAGCTACACCAGGTTGTTAATGATTTATGAAAGTAGAGCCAGGgaaacctctttctctctctgacacactctctctttcactctgacactctctctctctctgacactgacacactctctctctctttcactctgacactctctctctctctgacactctgacactctctctctctctctctgacactctgacactctctctctctcactctgacactctctctctttcactctgacactctctctctctctttcactctgacactctctctctctgacactctctctctctgacactctctctctctgacactctctctctgacactctgtctctctcactctctctctctctctctctctctctctgacactctctctctctctgactctcactctctctctctctctctctctctctcactctctctctctctctctctctctctctgacactctctctctctctctctgactctcactctctctctgtctctctctctcgctcttctctctcactctctctctctccctctctctctctctctctctctctctctctctctctctctctctctctctctctctctctctctctctctctctctctctctctctctcttcctcctgtgaAGTTTAACGGCTGAACCGACAGGCCCAGACTTGACTGACGTGACGACGAGGATGTTTGGCTGTTATTTGCATCTGGCAAGAATATTATACAGTCTGGTTATCTGTAGTCTAGATATGAATGGCTGTCTGTGGTAGAGACAGCCTGGTTATCTGTAGTCTAGATATGAATGGCTGTCTGTGGTAGAGACAGCCTGGTTATCTGTAGTCTAGATATGAATGGCTGTCTGTGGTAGAGACAGCCTGGTTATCTGTAGTCTAGATATGAATGGCTGTCTGTGGTAGAGACAGCCTGGTTATCTGTAGTCTAGATATAAATGGCTGTCTGTGGTAGAGACAGCCTGGTTATCTGTAGTCTAGATATAAATGGCTGTCTGTGGTAGAGACAGCCTGGTTATCTGTAGTCTAGATATGAATGGCTGTCTGTGGTAGAGACAGCCTGGTTATCTGTAGTCTAGATATAAATGGCTGTCTGTGGTAGAGACAGCCTGGTTATCTGTAGTTTAGATATAAATGGCTGTCTGTGGTAGAGACAGCCTGGTTATCTGTAGTCTAGATATGAATGGCTGTCTGTGGTAGAGACAGCCTGGTTATCTGTAGTCTAGATATGAATGGCTGTCTGTGGTAGAGACAGCCTGGTTATCTGTAGTCTAGATATGAATGGCTGTCTGTGGTAGAGACAGCCTGGTTATCTGTAGTCTAGATATGAATGGCTGTCTGTGGTAGAGACAGCCTGGTTATCTGTAGTCTAGATATAAATGGCTGTCTGTGGTAGAGACAGCCTGGTTATCTGTAGTCTAGATATGAATGGCTGTCTGTGGTAGAGACAGCCTGGTTATCTGTAGTCTAGATATAAATGGCTGTCTGTGGTAGAGACAGCCTGGTTATCTGTAGTCTAGATATGAATGGCTGTCTGTGGTAGAGACAGCCTGGTTATCTGTAGTCTAGATATAAATGGCTGTCTGTGGTAGAGACAGCCTGGTTATCTGTAGTCTAGATATAAATGGCTGTCTGTGGTAGAGACAGCCTGGTAATCTGTAGTCTAGATATGAATGGCTGTCTGTGGTAGAGACAGCCTGGTTATCTGTAGTCTAGATATAAATGGCTGTCTGTGGTAGAGACAGCCTGGTTATCTGTAGTCTAGATATAAATGGCTGTCTGTGGTAGAGACAGCCTGGTTATCTGTAGTCTAGATATGAATGGCTGTCTGTGGTAGAGACAGCCTGGTTATCTGTAGTCTAGATATGAATGGCTGTCTGTGGTAGAGACAGCCTGGTTATCTGTAGTCTAGATATGAATGGCTGTCTGTGGTAGAGACAGCCTGGTTATCTGTAGTCTAGATATAAATGGCTGTCTGTGGTAGAGACAGCCTGGTTATCTGTAGTCTAGATATGAATGGCTGTTCTTGGTAGAGACAGTCTGGTTATCTGTAGTCTAGATATAAATGGCTGTCTGCCCCCAGGCGCCCTGCCCTCTCCCCAGGCTCCCTACCAAGCCCCCAGGCGCCCTGCCCTCTCCCCAGGCTCCCTACCCTGCCCCCAGGCGCCCTACCCTGCCCCCAGGCTCCCTACCTTCCCCTCCAGAATCCCTACCTTGCACCCAGGCTCCCTACCTTGCCCCCAGAATCCCTACCCTGCCCCCAGGCTCCCTGTCCCCAGGCTCCCTACCCTGCCCTGTCCCCAGGCTCCCTACCCTGCCCCCAGGCTCCCTACCCTGCCCCCAGGCTCCCTACCCTGCCCCCAGACTCCCTACCCTGCCCCCAGGCTCCCTACCCTGCCCCCAGGCGCCCTACCCTGCCCCCAGGCTCCCTACCTTCCCCTCCAGAATCCCTACCTTGCACCCAGGCTCCCTACCTTGCCCCCAGAATCCCTACCCTGCCCCCAGGCTCCCTGTCCCCAGGCTCCCTACCCTGCCCTGTCCCCAGGCTCCCTACCCTGCCCTGTCCCCAGGCTCCCTACCCTGCCCCCAGGCTCCCTACCCTGCCCCAGGCTCCCTACCCTGCCCCCAGACTCCCTACCCTGCCCCCAGGCTCCCTACCCTGCCCCCAGGCCCCCTACCCTGCCCCCAGGctccctctcctgcccccagGCTCCCTACCCTGCCCCCAGGCTCCCTACCCTGCCCCCAGGctccctctcctgcccccagGCTCCCTACCCTGCCGGCTGTTTCAACCAGTGAATACCTGGAGCCAGCAGGAGCCTGGAGGCCGATGTGTCCCAGAGATAGACTCTACTGGAGAGGCCAGGTTAGCTCACAACCATGTATGTCGTAgggcacacagtatacagtatgtcgtagggcacacagtatacagtatgtcatggggcacacagtatacagtatgtcgtaaggcacacagtatacagtatgtcatagggcacatagtatacagtatgtcgtaaggcacacagtatacagtatgtcatagggcacacagtatacagtatgtcgtagggcacacagtatacagtatgtcatagggcacacagtatacagtatgtcgtagggcacacagtatacagtatgtcgtagggcacacagtatacagtatgtcatagggcacacagtatacagtatgtcatagggcacacagtatacagtatgtcatagggcacacagtatacagtatgtcatagggcacacagtatacagtatgtcatagggcacacagtatacagtatgtcgtagggcacacagtatacagtatgtcgtaaggcacacagtatacagtatgtcgtaaggcacacagtatacagtatgtcgtaaggcacacagtatacagtatgtcatagggcacacagtatacagtatgtcatagggcacacagtatacagtatgtcatagggcacacagtatacagtatgtcatagggcacacagtatacagtatgtcatagggcacacagtatacagtatgtcgtAAGGCACACACTATACAGTATGTCGTAaggcacacagtatacagtatgtcgtaaggcacacagtatacagtatgtcatagggcacacagtatacagtatgtc
This region includes:
- the LOC116362522 gene encoding vegetative cell wall protein gp1-like produces the protein MAVCPQAPCPLPRLPTKPPGALPSPQAPYPAPRRPTLPPGSLPSPPESLPCTQAPYLAPRIPTLPPGSLSPGSLPCPVPRLPTLPPGSLPCPQAPYPAPRLPTLPPGSLPCPQAPYPAPRLPTFPSRIPTLHPGSLPCPQNPYPAPRLPVPRLPTLPCPQAPYPALSPGSLPCPQAPYPAPGSLPCPQTPYPAPRLPTLPPGPLPCPQAPSPAPRLPTLPPGSLPCPQAPSPAPRLPTLPAVSTSEYLEPAGAWRPMCPRDRLYWRGQ